The following coding sequences are from one Diospyros lotus cultivar Yz01 chromosome 7, ASM1463336v1, whole genome shotgun sequence window:
- the LOC127805964 gene encoding receptor-like protein 56 translates to MIAMASVLVNGMCCFGCLDQEKIALLNLKASINYPNGVSLPSWVNNQSANCCQWERVECNNTSKRVIQLSLYLLRDWTLGDWYFNASLLLPFEELKTLDLSYNFLAGWVESEGFARLSKLHNLEFLNLGGNSFDNSIITSIASLSSLKSLDLSINNIEGSTYFNGFARLSRLQNLEFLNLAGNRCNNSILRYLDGLSSLRSLDVSFNDMTESIHINSFARLSKLRNLEFLNLRGNNFSNSILTSIGGLSSLKSLDLSDNDIKGLINFSKLENLSILEDLFLDHNIIKGGSLRSIRGMISLRVLSMRSCGLIGRLPTEGLCEMKTLQELNIFGNKLWGDLPWCLANLTSLRLLDISSNDFSGNIAASPLINLTSLEYLALSNNGLQVPISLRSFFNHSKLKLLESLDNKLVAEEGLDSSTPSFQLNVIRLSDSRCNNCSIAFPYFLYHQTQLQMVELSQMDFKGKFPNWLLENNTGLVILLLPENSVNEIILPLHPMKKLFELDISSNHIQGCIPSELANIFPSLIYLDMSANGFKGDIPSSFGDLIYLQVLDLSNNQLSGKIPIHLATGCKSFGFLSLSNNNLTGPVLPAQSNLFMLQYLFMDYNNFTEIPPLFSRHPLVVLDVGHNQLLGKIPRWIGNMRSLVMLSMDSNHFEGSIPVELCDLNPVVLDLSNNYITGTIPSCMNLANIEEVWLSNNRLSGPFPEGFRNSTSLKVLDISNNRLRNDIPKWIGNLSQLQILLLKNNNFEGNIPNQICHLSYLTVIDLSLNNFFGHIPPCLGITKTQGASDHAVEERFYVIMQFQTPLEDFKSVKEPIGDHYDYFPRLENHMEFTTKGMSLFYRGVPLDLFSAIDLSNNKLTGHIPPEIGNLSHIQSLNLSHNSLIGAIPTTFSNLKSIESLDLSYNNLNGNIPYQLISLYSLEKFNVSYNHLSGRIPQQSNQFETFDSSSFIGNPLLCGEPLPNNCNPAIGSPPSTSSTNNGSETKFGFINIDTFYMSFAGSYIAALLAVVGILYINPQWRKTWFYLVEVFITSCYYFIVDNLWRIKACFLHK, encoded by the exons ATGATAGCAATGGCATCGGTGTTAGTGAATGGGAtgtgttgttttgggtgtttggATCAAGAGAAAATTGCTCTCTTGAACCTCAAAGCTTCCATCAACTACCCAAATGGTGTCTCTTTGCCTTCTTGGGTTAACAATCAGTCTGCTAACTGTTGTCAATGGGAAAGAGTCGAGTGCAACAACACTTCAAAGAGAGTGATCCAACTCTCTCTTTATCTTTTAAGGGATTGGACATTAGGAGATTGGTATTTCAATGCTTCTCTATTGCTTCCCTTTGAAGAACTCAAGACTCTTGACTTATCTTATAACTTTTTAGCTGGTTGGGTTGAGAGTGAAG GTTTTGCAAGATTGTCAAAGTTACACAATCTTGAGTTCCTTAATCTTGGTGGCAACAGTTTCGATAACAGTATTATAACTTCTATTGCCAGTCTTTCAAGCCTAAAGTCTTTGGATCTTTCAATTAATAACATCGAAGGATCAACTTATTTCAATG GTTTTGCAAGACTTTCAAGGCTGCAGAATCTTGAATTCCTTAATCTTGCTGGCAACCGTTGCAATAACAGTATTTTAAGATATCTTGATGGCCTATCAAGCTTAAGGTCATTAGATGTTTCATTTAATGATATGACAGAATCAATTCATATCAACA GTTTTGCAAGACTTTCGAAActgaggaatcttgaatttcTTAATCTTCGTGGCAATAATTTCAGCAATAGTATTCTAACATCTATTGGTGGCCTTTCAAGTTTAAAGTCTCTTGATCTTTCAGACAATGACATTAAAGGATTGATTAATTTCAGCA AATTGGAGAACCTGagtattttggaagatttgttTTTGgatcataatattattaaggGTGGTTCTCTTCGAAGCATAAGAGGGATGATATCCCTTCGGGTATTGTCAATGCGATCCTGTGGCCTCATTGGTCGCCTTCCAACAGAAg GGTTGTGTGAAATGAAGACTCTTCAAGAGCTCAACATCTTCGGAAACAAACTTTGGGGGGACTTGCCTTGGTGCTTAGCCAACTTGACATCACTTCGTCTGCTAGATATCTCTTCCAATGATTTCTCTGGAAACATTGCAGCTTCTCCTCTTATCAACCTAACATCCTTGGAATACCTAGCACTCTCAAATAATGGCCTTCAAGTCCCAATCTCACTCCGATCATTTTTTAACCACTCCAAACTTAAGTTGCTTGAAAGCCTTGATAACAAGTTGGTGGCGGAAGAGGGATTGGACTCCTCAACCCCAAGTTTCCAGCTAAATGTCATCCGTCTGTCTGATTCCAGATGCAACAATTGCTCCATAGCTTTTCCCTACTTCCTTTACCATCAAACTCAACTCCAAATGGTTGAACTCTCTCAAATGGATTTCAAAGGGAAGTTTCCGAattggttgttggagaacaataCGGGATTGGTAATACTTCTTCTTCCAGAAAATTCAGTAAATGAGATAATTTTACCGTTACACCCCATGAAAAAGCTTTTTGAATTGGATATATCCAGCAATCATATTCAAGGTTGCATCCCTTCAGAACTTGCCAATATCTTTCCCAGTTTAATATATTTAGACATGTCCGCAAATGGCTTTAAAGGTGATATTCCTTCTTCATTTGGTGACCTAATTTATCTACAAGTTCTAGATTTATCAAACAACCAATTATCTGGTAAGATACCAATTCATTTGGCCACGGGTTGCAAGTCCTTTGGATTCCTAAGCCTATCAAACAACAACTTGACAGGGCCAGTACTACCCGCTCAAAGTAACTTATTTATGTTGCAATATTTGTTTATGGACTACAATAACTTCACAGAAATTCCACCTCTCTTTTCAAGACACCCTTTGGTGGTGTTAGATGTGGGTCACAACCAATTATTGGGAAAGATCCCAAGATGGATTGGGAATATGCGTTCTTTGGTAATGCTTTCCATGGATAGCAATCATTTTGAAGGATCAATCCCAGTTGAACTTTGTGATCTTAATCCAGTTGTGTTGGACCTCTCAAATAATTACATCACAGGAACAATACCATCTTGCATGAACCTGGCAAACATAGAAGAGGTTTGGTTGTCAAATAATAGGCTAAGTGGTCCTTTCCCAGAGGGTTTTCGTAATAGCACTTCTTTGAAGGTGCTTGATATTTCTAATAACCGCCTGAGGAATGATATTCCAAAGTGGATTGGCAACCTCTCCCAGCTCCAAATtcttctcttgaaaaataacaattttgagggaaatattccaaatcaaatatGTCATTTGTCCTACTTGACTGTCATTGATCTTTCTTTGAACAACTTCTTTGGCCATATTCCACCTTGCCTGGGCATCACCAAAACTCAAGGAGCATCTGACCATGCTGTAGAAGAGAGATTTTATGTGATTATGCAATTCCAAACACCATTAGAAGATTTCAAGAGCGTGAAAGAGCCAATTGGGGATCACTACGATTATTTTCCCAGATTGGAGAATCACATGGAGTTCACAACGAAAGGAATGTCCTTGTTTTATAGAGGGGTCCCTCTAGACCTCTTCTCAGCAATCGATCTCTCCAACAACAAGTTAACTGGACACATACCACCAGAAATTGGCAACCTTAGTCATATTCAATCACTCAACTTGTCCCACAACAGCTTGATTGGAGCCATCCCTACAACTTTTTCCAACTTGAAGAGCATAGAAAGCTTGGATCTCTCCTACAATAACTTGAATGGGAACATTCCCTACCAGCTTATTAGTCTATACTCTTTGGAAAAGTTCAATGTGTCCTACAACCATTTAAGTGGAAGGATACCTCAACAATCAAACCAATTTGAAACCTTTGACTCAAGCAGCTTCATTGGAAATCCACTTCTTTGTGGAGAACCATTACCAAATAATTGCAATCCTGCAATTGGTTCACCTCCATCAACATCATCAACCAACAATGGCAGTGAAACGAAATTTGGCTTTATTAACATTGACACTTTCTATATGAGCTTCGCAGGGTCTTACATAGCTGCATTACTA
- the LOC127806595 gene encoding protein NUCLEAR FUSION DEFECTIVE 4-like gives MVTLKVGTRPPWVGLGAAVWLQIASGNAYNFPLYSHSLKSVLGFNQRQLTFLGVANDVGENVGILPGIACNKFPPWVVLLIGAVACFFGYGVLWLAVSRTVESLPFWLLWIALCIATNSNAWLSTAVLVTNMRNFPLSRGTVAGILKGYGGLAAAVYTEIFGIMLHNSSSKLLMFLTFGIPILCIILMYFVRPCTPASGEDSAEHGHFLFIQAASVVLGLYLLTTTVLGHFLSLSPSISYTFLVVMVLLLMAPLAIPVKMTFYPSSLSKFGKLGQVVGSTGQQNADKTEPLLTPSASTSNLGSFHEGDSASDVDMLLAEGEGAVKRKRRPRRGEDFKFREALVKADFWLLFLVYFTGVGSGVTVLNNLAQIGIAQGVHDTTVLLSLFSFCNFVGRLSGGAVSEHFVRSKTIPRTIWMAFTQTIMIFTYFLFASALDGTLYVATAVLGICYGVQFSTMVPTASELFGLKHFGIIFNFMSLGNPLGALLFSGLLAGFIYDKEATKQHAISCLGPNCFRLTFLVLAGNCAIGAILSIVLTKRIKPVYEMLYAGGSFRLPQSSSH, from the exons ATGGTGACGCTCAAAGTGGGCACGAGGCCGCCATGGGTGGGCCTCGGAGCTGCGGTTTGGCTCCAGATAGCCTCTGGAAATGCCTACAACTTCCCTCTCTACTCCCATTCCCTCAAATCCGTTCTAGGTTTCAACCAGCGCCAGCTCACCTTTCTCGGCGTCGCTAACGACGTCGGCGAGAACGTCGGAATCCTCCCTGGCATCGCCTGCAACAAGTTCCCCCCCTGGGTGGTTCTCCTGATCGGCGCCGTCGCTTGTTTCTTCGGCTATGGCGTCCTCTGGCTCGCCGTCAGCCGTACCGTTGAGTCCTTGCCCTTTTGGCTG TTATGGATTGCGCTTTGCATTGCCACCAATAGCAATGCTTGGCTCTCGACAGCTGTTCTCGTAACGAACATGAGAAACTTCCCCCTCAGTCGGGGTACTGTAGCAGGTATTCTCAAAGGTTATGGAGGGCTCGCTGCTGCTGTGTATACTGAAATTTTTGGCATCATGCTTCATAATTCCTCTTCCAAGCTCTTGATGTTTCTCACGTTTGGGATCCCAATTCTCTGTATCATATTGATGTATTTTGTCAGACCTTGTACTCCTGCATCCGGGGAAGACTCCGCAGAGCATGGACATTTCCTTTTTATCCAAGCTGCTAGTGTTGTCCTTGGCCTATATCTTCTCACAACCACAGTATTGGGTCACTTTCTTTCTTTAAGTCCTTCCATTTCCTACACTTTTCTTGTCGTAATGGTACTACTTCTCATGGCTCCACTTGCTATCCCAGTAAAGATGACATTTTACCCCTCGAGTCTCAGTAAGTTCGGGAAACTTGGTCAAGTGGTTGGTTCCACAGgccaacaaaatgcagataaaACAGAACCATTGCTCACACCATCTGCATCGACATCAAATCTTGGAAGTTTTCATGAGGGTGATAGTGCATCAGATGTGGATATGCTTCTAGCTGAGGGGGAGGGTGCAGTAAAGAGAAAAAGGCGTCCCAGAAGAGGGGAGGATTTCAAGTTTCGTGAAGCTTTAGTCAAGGCTGATTTCTGGCTTCTATTCTTGGTTTACTTTACTGGTGTTGGTTCTGGGGTTACTGTCCTCAACAACTTGGCTCAGATAGGAATAGCTCAAGGTGTGCATGATACTACAGTCCTGCTATCTCTGTTCAGCTTCTGCAATTTTGTTGGTCGTCTCAGTGGTGGTGCAGTTTCTGAACATTTTGTCAG GTCAAAAACAATCCCGAGGACAATCTGGATGGCATTCACTCAAACGATTATGATATTTACATACTTTTTGTTTGCATCTGCTCTGGATGGTACACTCTATGTTGCAACTGCAGTACTAGGCATCTGCTACGGTGTGCAATTTTCTACAATGGTCCCAACTGCTTCTGAGCTTTTTGGACTGAAGcattttggtataatttttaatttcatgtcGCTCGGGAATCCTCTTGGTGCTCTCCTTTTCTCTGGTCTCCTTgctggttttatatatgataaaGAGGCAACTAAGCAGCATGCCATTTCTTGCTTGGGTCCAAATTGCTTTAGGCTCACCTTCCTTGTTTTGGCTGGTAACTGTGCTATTGGCGCCATCCTTAGTATAGTTCTGACGAAGAGAATCAAGCCTGTTTATGAAATGCTTTATGCTGGGGGCTCCTTCAGGCTGCCTCAAAGTTCAAGTCATTGA
- the LOC127805686 gene encoding calcium uptake protein, mitochondrial-like, with translation MHSWALLRSSSLSIRRAAAAPCRYTARSIFTQSDGSSSASSRSFCGSGHGENKRGRSNLESLLVRLLSSGFVVVGAGLGLYFGSAASDLASFLSFADELGENSETGKKPKFLFGDAYRRKVFFKYEKRIRMQSPPEKVFEYFASIQTPSREVLMTPADLMRAVVPVFPPSESNHVREGYLKGELVPGELRCAPSKFFMLFDTNNDGLISFAEYIFFVTLLSIPESSFSVAFKMFDIDNNGQIDKEEFKKVMALMRTHNRQGASHRDGLRIGLKVSSSVENGGLLEYFFGKDGTECLEHGKFVQFLRGLHDEILHLEFAHYDYMSQGTISAKDFALSMVASADLHHIDKFLDRVEELTDEQQLRDIRITFEEFKNFAELRKRLRPLSLAIFAHGKVNGLLTKPDFQRAAYHACGISLTNNVVDLIFYIFDTNRDGSLSSDEFLRVLQRREATASFQREEGFGGLLSCWLNCTKNCSYSKVLI, from the exons ATGCATTCTTGGGCACTGCTCAGATCATCCTCGCTGTCGATCCGTCGTGCCGCTGCGGCACCTTGTCGCTATACCGCCCGCTCGATCTTCACCCAATCGGACGGCTCATCTTCAGCATCGTCGAGATCGTTTTGCGGGTCCGGCCACGGCGAGAATAAGAGGGGACGGTCGAATTTGGAGTCGCTGCTTGTGAGATTGCTGTCTTCAGGGTTCGTCGTTGTCGGGGCGGGCTTAGGGCTGTATTTCGGGTCTGCTGCTTCTGATCTTGCTTCTTTCTTGTCCTTTGCCGATGAGTTGGGGGAGAATTCGGAGACTGGGAAGAAACCCAAGTTTTTATTTGGAG ATGCATACAGGCGTAAAGTTTTCTTCAAGTATGAAAAACGCATAAGAATGCAAAGTCCTCCTGAGAAG GTGTTTGAGTACTTCGCGTCAATCCAAACTCCAAGCCGAGAGGTACTTATGACTCCAGCAGACTTGATGCGAGCAGTCGTCCCTGTATTTCCTCCATCTGAATCGAATCATGTTAGAGAGGGATATCTGAAAGGGGAGTTAGTTCCCGGTGAATTACGCTGTGCtccttcaaaattttttatgctttttgaTACCAACAATGATGGACTTATATCCTTTGCTGA ATATATCTTTTTTGTCACGCTACTCAGCATACCAGAATCAAGCTTTTCTGTGGCATTTAAAATGTTCGACATTGACAACAATGG ACAGATAGACAAAGAGGAATTTAAGAAGGTGATGGCCTTGATGCGAACTCATAACAGACAAGGAGCAAGCCATAGAGATGGACTGCGAATCGGGCTAAAAGTTTCGAGTTCTGTAGAAAATGGGGGTCTGCTTGAGTACTTCTTCGGCAAAGATGGCACAGAATGCCTTGAACATGGCAAGTTTGTCCAGTTTTTGAGAGGTTTGCACGATGAA ATATTGCATTTGGAATTTGCTCATTATGACTACATGTCGCAAGGAACCATATCAGCAAAAGATTTTGCACTGTCCATGGTTGCATCTGCCGACCTGCATCACATAGATAAGTTTCTTGATCGGGTTGAAGAATTAACTGATGAACAACAGCTCAGAGACATACGCATCACCTTTGAAGAATTCAAGAATTTTGCAGAACTTCGTAAAAGATTAAGGCCTTTGTCCCTCGCAATCTTTGCCCATGGGAAAGTAAACGGGCTATTAACAAAGCCAGATTTCCAAAGAGCTGCGTATCAT GCTTGTGGTATCTCTCTGACAAATAATGTGGTCGATTTGATATTTTACATCTTTGACACTAATCGCGATGGGAGTTTGAGCTCGGATGAGTTCCTACGAGTATTACAAAGACGCGAAGCGACAGCCTCTTTTCAACGGGAGGAGGGCTTCGGGGGGTTGTTATCTTGCTGGTTGAACTGTACAAAAAACTGCTCTTATTCAAAGGTGTTAATTTAG
- the LOC127805685 gene encoding uncharacterized protein LOC127805685, with the protein MLKSDHRVAMDWYNWLSKTALERSLVYEYGLLFTRNELEQEDVAAFNHEFLQSMGISVAKHRLEILKLARKEVGENPQSISRLLLAIKQAKKGFSKWVFRGQSAGRAMSDLAPFRAHWTGALRKYKSSKEFSNEKVAITNRRTLKSGPLDSTVQGSLMVTAGRSLQSVSGPLDRDLQERMTSINRSPTASVPPGGRVLQERFLIANKHQDEAWHLDERCLSPKLNGFHGKGKMIAGKEIQPLWSIMFQDMKPT; encoded by the coding sequence ATGCTGAAATCAGATCATCGGGTTGCCATGGACTGGTACAACTGGTTGTCGAAAACTGCACTCGAACGCTCGCTTGTGTATGAGTATGGCCTCCTCTTCACCCGGAATGAGCTCGAACAGGAAGATGTTGCAGCCTTCAACCATGAGTTTCTCCAGAGCATGGGCATATCTGTGGCCAAACACAGGCTGGAGATCCTCAAGCTTGCCAGGAAGGAGGTTGGGGAAAACCCACAAAGCATTTCAAGGCTCTTGCTAGCAATCAAGCAGGCCAAGAAGGGCTTCAGCAAGTGGGTCTTTCGGGGTCAGTCGGCTGGCAGAGCCATGTCAGATTTGGCCCCTTTCCGGGCGCATTGGACCGGAGCATTGAGGAAGTACAAGAGTTCCAAGGAGTTCAGCAATGAGAAGGTGGCGATCACTAACAGGAGGACACTAAAATCTGGCCCATTGGACAGTACAGTGCAGGGGAGTTTGATGGTCACAGCAGGGAGGAGCCTGCAGAGTGTATCGGGGCCACTGGACCGAGACCTGCAAGAGAGGATGACGTCCATAAACAGAAGCCCAACGGCATCAGTGCCTCCGGGTGGAAGGGTACTGCAGGAGAGGTTCTTGATTGCTAACAAGCATCAAGATGAAGCCTGGCATTTGGATGAGAGGTGTTTAAGCCCCAAGCTCAATGGCTTTCATGGCAAAGGAAAGATGATTGCTGGTAAGGAAATTCAGCCCCTCTGGTCTATAATGTTTCAGGATATGAAACCCACATGA